The sequence below is a genomic window from Eleginops maclovinus isolate JMC-PN-2008 ecotype Puerto Natales chromosome 20, JC_Emac_rtc_rv5, whole genome shotgun sequence.
ccctgcttttctcaatctctctctgcttttctcaatctctctgtctctacagcaggtgattggtgacaggtctgtcctggctgggttataaaagccctgaccagccagcagttgaggctgccttggtcttcatttgttggattttggttctccggtgttgttggatttttgttctccgttgttgttttgtcacacacctagactgactttgcatgacatttttagttacttttcccaatactgaattgcacaacactttattattctttattctttctttaaaataatctttaatttaatttaatttaataaatctacttttatattattttattttttatattctattattataaaatctgcgtggcctctctttcatgtttcatgcattgagctatgcatgtaacaccaaatacacacgcgcacgcgcaggcacatcagtgggccgcggattgctttctagtccgaatggtggtccctgggacaaaaccagttgaaaacccctgctttaaGGCTTTAGTATGAGTAATGTGTATCCATGATTCGTTTATACATGAACAATGTTAGTATTTATTAACATACAACAGGGATTACAGCTCAGGGCAGGCTTCTCTCTGCATAATAAAGGGTGGATAATTATAATTATGAGCATAAATGTTGgttaaattaaagtgtgtgtagtgttttcCAACAGCAGTGTGCaggattttctttatttgttcgttgatttatttattcactctTTCGTTCTTAATTTAATGACGAAACACTGGGAGGTTGATTTAAGTATAACATGTGGCTATATTGTGTGGACCAGCTCAAAAAATTCTTTATTGGGATTAAATGTGTTCAGAAATtctttacagaaaaatacaattacaggTAAGACATGAACATCTTGTTGTTGATGAGCTCAGACAAAACAATCACTAATCATAGCCTACATGCATCACCGGTATCTAATCAGAGGGTGTGTCGTACTTGAGTTCCCTTAACAATCAGGTCATTAGAACATAACTCAAAAGAATCAAAGGTGGAGTTAAATGATTATATTGTTGTACAACCacaatgcctttttataatttatgctgcactatttcttaatgctctttaTGTCTTtgatttttgtaaagcacttttaattgccttgtgttgaaaggtgctttatagaTAAACTTGTCATGCCTTGCAATTCTGTGTAAGTAAACTCACTGCTAACAGACATGCAGAAGGTGTGTCTTGTCATTCTCTACGAACAAGTGATTAAATCAAAAGCAGGGTATACAACTACTGATGTTATAATCAGTAAATACAACTTCTACATGAGATTAAATAAGATTGAAATCATACATCAGAATAAAGACCTCATCAAATTGTGTTTAAGGACTCACTCAATCAACATTAAAAATCAAAAGGAATTGTAACTGCAGTTTATATCTTCCACGTTACCAAATTATATTTTACTCCAACTTGATTGGTCCAATGGTGACGGGATGGAGCTGATTGGTGTTGTCAACAGAGCGATATGTCCTTCTTCTGCAGGACTGTGAGGTAAGAAGGGGTATAATGATTagacatatactgtataggCAGTATTTGGATATTCACTTTATGCTTCCTCTGCTCTAGGGAGCTTCCACATGGCCTTAATTTGTGTTGGTACTTATGGTTAGCATAAGTGCTATTACTTTGCATAATGTTAGGATCTTTACTTGCCAAAGAAACAGATTTGAATGCACTGTTATTACGTTTTAATACTTTTTGAGGTGAGAAGCTAACCATTGAGATTACCAATATGAGATTAGTTTATCCAAATGATGCATAATTGGTCATTTAAGCGGCTGTTTGGAGCTttgtgaagctgctgctgtatGACAGTGGCTGGCCAGTTTTCTTGCTAAGTAGTTAGTTAGAAAGTCAAAGCCAGCTAACTTGTCAAGTACATACATATCGCTTACATAGGCAAGCTAGTTTGATAGCTAGATTACTATTGTTCAGTAGCCAACTTGTTAGTTAGATGGCATacactagggtgaccagatttgaggtggcgaaaaagaggacacttgcgattgttggggggaaagtctaagtacagtagacttctgtgcaaagcgccattcaatttaagtacacgcttaatggtcccatgaaaaactgtgaaaaccggacgttttcatgaatttataaaacccccccggacgctccggacaggacataaaaagaggacatgtccgggcaaaagaggacgtctggtcaccctagcgTACACTAGCTTACTTGTagctcaaataaaacaaattatttacAGTGCTCCTGGCCGGCATATGCGTTAGAACCGGAAGTGGGAAGACGTTTTAGCTACATAGGGTCAATTAAGCATGGATCACTGATTAATTATTTGGATTGAGTTAGAGTCTGACTCACTGGTTCACAGTTTCGGTTCCTCTTGTCGCACAGACGTAGGGTGCAGTGAAGGAAGACGTATGGGTTTCCACCGTGTAGAGGAAACAGCAGGGCAGAGAAACGGGCATGGAGAGACTGGCCGTTCTCCACCATAGACACATGGCCATGGTCAGTAGGACACCTGGCAAAAGATTAAACTGAGTCATTAGGATCATAGATTCCACTTCTGTCCATCTCCATTTAGGAAAGACACGTACCCGGAATGAATGAGATAGTATCGCATGGGGTCTTCGGGGTTTGAGGAGTTAGTTTTATAGCAGTCCTCCAGAACAACAGCTAGGTTTGGATCAATCTCAGACACAGATACTTGCACATACAAGGGTGAGCCCATCCGCAGGGTGACCAGGCCCCCTGGGTAACTGTATGAAAAGTGGGAGTCGTGGAATACACTCATGTAGGCTGTGGCTCTGTTTCCTGAGCCAATGAGGCCACCGCCATTGCTTTAAGATGAGAAAGAAAGACCGTTAGAGATGACCCTGAAATGACGCAAGACTGTCAAGTGTGTTGTTTCACTTATATACTCACAGCTCTGGTCTGATTGCAGCATTCAGACTGATATTGTTTTCCAAGGGATATGCGCAGGAAAATGGAATAATCTGAGGTAAAACCAGGGAGCCGTTACTTGGAGGGTGgaaaaataagttattggaGTAGATGGCGTGGGTGTTGTTGgtctgaaagaaaaaggataaaTGAAAGACCAGTCAGGAGTGTATTCAACGTTTAACCTCATGTTAGTTTTTAGTTACAAGCCATATCAGAATAGTACACCTATATATATTGTTGTCCttgatttgaaaaggaaattTGGCAAATCATGGCTGACACTTGTTAATGACCTTCTGATGGGAACCTTTTAGTCAAGTTGTATTGTGGTGGTCACTCTCAAGGGTTAGTTCAACTCACCCTCATTACAGTTCCACAGTAGCCAGTCTGACGTGGCAATTGATACCAAACAGCGGAGTCATGCACACTGATGCCAGAACAGTGAGGGGCTGCCATGTGACCAGAGAAAGGTTGCAGACCAGCTGCCTCCAGGCTTGTCAGTTTCACCCCAACTTGAATGTAGTTTCTGGAGCAAAAAAGCTGGGCAGCCTGGATTAGAGGTGGTCTTTCTGTAAAGTCAAGAAATCCGTTTTAATTTTATAAGTGGcttattgttaaaaaaaacaaggaaaaagtattttgtgtttgctgtttaGATGGTGATGACATGCAGTCTAtagttatacagtatgtgaacaaTACCAAACTGTATGTGTTGACTATATGCATGCACATTTACCTGCACAAAGGACACCAGCATCTTTTTGGTGAACACAGTTGTGGGATCCTATGCCCGAATGAACACAGTCCTTCAGTGATGTCTCGTTCCCTGAACACCGAAGGTCATCTAACAAAATTGGTCCAGAGCCCAGTCCAAAATATGACCCATTTTTTGCTTCCAAAGCCCCGCCACAGCCCAGCTGTCGACAAACCACCTGAGCATCGTTCAGATCCCAACTGTCGTCACAAACTGTCCCCCACTGGCCGTTGTGAAAGATCTCCACTCGGCCGGAGCAGGTGCTGTTGGAGCCAGCCAGCCTCACTGGAGGACTTGGTGGTGGTGGAGTAGGTTCAACTCTTATCCCAGATCCTGATGAAGCAAAATGTCTGTCAACCCATACGGCAGCTCAGAGGCAATTGCGCAATAAACCAAATTTCTTCACCAGAACTGTACTTGATATttgaatcattattttatatttgcatattgCGATGGATGACAATTCccattttgttttgtacaaGCTAGAATCATACACCagtgttttcaatttaaatgtggCTTTTTGTACTATAACACATCTCCCATCTCCCTTGTGTGTCAGTGCTAGGGTTCAAAGTGCCATCTGTACTTTTATATGAACATTACTAACGGTATGTGTTGACTATATGCATGCACATTTACCTGCACAAATGACACCAGCATCTTCTTGGTGAACACAGTCGTGGGATCCTATGCCCGAATGAACACAGTCCTTCAGTGATGTCTCGTTCCCTGAACACCGAAGGTCATCTAACCAAATTGGTCCAGAGCCCAGTCCAAAATATGACTCACTGTTTGCTTCCAAAGCCCCGCCACAGCCCAGCTGTTGACAAACCACCTGAGCATCGTTCAGATCCCAACTGTCGTCACACACTGTCCCCCACTGGCCATTGAGAAAGATCTCCACTCGGCCGGAGCAGGTGCTGTTGGAGCCGGCCAGCCTCACTGGAGGACTTGTTGGTAGTGGAGTAGGTCCGGTTGTCAGGGAAGATCCTGGTAAAAgttaagtcaaaatgtctgtCCTATGTCTGTGATCATTTCATCATTGGgcttttttactttaagtaataccttccttttatatttgcattttgcattAAATGAAAATTCCCATCCGGTATGGTACAGGTTATTATCAGAAacttgtgttttaatttaaaatcgGTTTATTAGTACTATAAAATATCTCCCTTGTGTGTATCATCCAGTTGGTGCTAAAGTGCCAACTCTAGTTAAATGTGAACTCTACCAACTGTATGTGTTGACTATATGCATGCACATTTACCTGCACAAAGGACACCAGCATCTTTTTGGTGAACACAGTTGTGGGATCCTATGCCCGAATGAACACAGTCCTTCAGTGATGTCTCGTTCCCTGAACACCGAAGGTCATCTAACAAAATTGGTCCAGAGCCCAGTCCAAAATATGACCCATTTTTTGCTTCCAAAGCCCCGCCACAGCCCAGCTGTCGACAAACCACCTGAGCATCGTTCAGATCCCAGCTGTCGTCACACACTGTCCCCCACTGGCCGTTGTGAAAGATCTCCACTCGGCCGGAGCAGGTGCTGTTGGAGCCAGCCAGCCTCACTGGAGGACTTGGTGGTGGTGGAGTAGGTTCAACTCTTATCCCAGATCCTGATGAAGCAAAATGTCTGTCAACCCATACGGCAGCTCAGAGGCAATTGCGCAATAAACCAAATTTCTTCACCAGAACTGTACTTGATATttgaatcattattttatatttgcatattgCGATGGATGACAATTCccattttgttttgtacaaGCTAGAATCATACACCagtgttttcaatttaaatgtggCTTTTTGTACTATAACACATCTCCCTTGTGTGTCAGTGCTAGGGTTCAAAGTGCCATCTGTACTTTTATATGAACATTACTAACGGTATGTGTTGACTATATGCATGCACATTTACCTGCACAAAGGACACCAGCATCTTCTTGGTGAACACAGTCGTGGGCTCCTATGCCCGAATGAACACAGTCCTTCAGTGATGTCTCATTCCCTGAACACCGAAGGTCATCTAACCAAATTGGTCCAGAGCCCAGTCCAAAATATGACTCACTTTTTGCTTCCAAAGCCCCGCCACAGCCCAGCTGTTGACAAACCACCTGAGCATCGTTTAGATCCCAACTGTCGTCACACACTGTCCCCCACTGGCCATTGAGAAAGATCTCCACTCGGCCGGAGCAGGTGCTGTTGGAGCCGGCCAGCCTCACTGGAGGACTTGTTGGTAGTGGAGTAGGTCCGGTTGTCAGGGAAGATCCTGGTAAAAgttaagtcaaaatgtctgtCCTATGTCTGTGATCATTTCATCATTGGgcttttttactttaagtaataccttccttttatatttgcattttgcattAAATGAAAATTCCCATCCGGTATGGTACAGGTTATTATCAGAAacttgtgttttaatttaaaatcgGTTTATTAGTACTATAAAATATCTCCCTTGTGTGTATCATCCAGTTGGTGCTAAAGTGCCAACTCTAGTTAAATGTGAACTCTACCAACTGTATGTGTTGACTATATGCATGCACATTTACCTGCACAAAGGACACCAGCATCTTTTTGGTGAACACAGTTGTGGGATCCTATGCCCGAATGAACACAGTCCTTCAGTGATGTCTCGTTCCCTGAACACCGAAGGTCATCTAACAAAATTGGTCCAGAGCCCAGTCCAAAATATGACCCATTTTTTGCTTCCAAAGCCCCGCCACAGCCCAGCTGTCGACAAACCACCTGAGCATCGTTCAGATCCCAGCTGTCGTCACACACTGTCCCCCACTGGCCGTTGTGAAAGATCTCCACTCGGCCGGAGCAGGTGCTGTTGGAGCCAGCCAGCCTCACTGGAGGACTTGGTGGTGGTGGAGTAGGTTCAACTCTTATCCCAGATCCTGATGAAGCAAAATGTCTGTCAACCCATACGGCAGCTCAGAGGCAATTGCGCAATAAACCAAATTTCTTCACCAGAACTGTACTTGATATttgaatcattattttatatttgcatattgCGATGGATGACAATTCccattttgttttgtacaaGCTAGAATCATACACCagtgttttcaatttaaatgtggCTTTTTGTACTATAACACATCTCCATCTCCCTTGTGTGTCAGTGCTAGGGTTCAAAGTGCCATCTGTACTTTTATATGAACATTACTAACGGTATGTGTTGACTATATGCATGCACATTTACCTGCACAAAGGACACCAGCATCTTCTTGGTGAACACAGTCGTGGGCTCCTATGCCCGAATGAACACAGTCCTTCAGTGATGTCTCATTCCCTGAACACCGAAGCTCATCTAACCAAATTGGTCCAGAGCCCAGTCCAAAATTATGACTCACTTTTTGCTTCCAAAGCCCCGCCACAGCCCAGCTGTTGACAAACCACCTGAGCATCGTTTAGATCCCAACTGTCGTCACACACTGTCCCCCACTGGCCATTGTGAAAGATCTCCACTCGGCCGGAGCAGGTGCTGTTGGAGCAGGCCAGCCTCACTGGAGGACTTGTTGGTGGTGGAGTAGGTCCGGTTGTCAGGGAAGATCCTGGTAAAAgttaagtcaaaatgtctgtCCTATGTCTGTGATCATTTCATCATTGGgcttttttactttaagtaataccttccttttatatttgcattttgcattaaaatgaaaattCCCATCCGGTATGGTACAGGTTATTATCAGAAacttgtgttttaatttaaaatcgGTTTATTAGTACTATAAAATATCTCCCTTGTGTGTATCATCCAGTTGGTGCTAAAGTGCCAACTCTAGTTAAATGTGAACTCTACTAACGGTATGTGTTGACTATATGCATGCACATTTACCTGCACAAAGGACACCAGCATCTTCTTGGTGAACACAGTTGTGGGCTCCTATGCCCGAATGAACACAGTCCTTCAGTGATGTCTCGTTCCCTGAACACCGAAGGTCATCTAACAAAATTGGTCCAGAGCCCAGTCCAAAATATGACCCATTTTTTGCTTCCAAAGCCCCGCCACAGCCCAGCTGTCGACAAACACCTGGCATCGTTCAGATCCCAGCTGTCGTCCACACACTGTCCCCCCACTGGCGTTGTGAAAGATCTCCACTCGGCCGGAGCAGGTGCTGTTGGAAGCAGCCAGCCTCACTGGAGGACTTGGTGGTGGTGGAGTAGGTTCAACTCTTATCCCAGATCCTGATGAAGCAAAATTTCTGTCAACCCATACGGCAGCTCAGAGGCAATTGCGCAATAAACCAAAATTTCTTCACCAGAACTGTACTTGATATttgaatcattattttatatttgcatattgCGATGGATGACAattccattttgttttgtacaaGCTAGAATCATACACCAGTGTTTTCAATTTTAAATGTGGCTTTTTTGTACTATAACACATCTCCCTTGTGTGTCAGTGCTAGGGTTCAAAGTGCCATCTGTACTTTTATATGAACATTACTAACGGTATGTGTTGAACTATATGCATGCACATTACCTGCACAAATGACACCAGCCATCTTCGTAATGAATGCAGTCGCTGGATCTATTCCTGAATGAACACAGTCCTTCAGTGACGCCTCGTTGCCAGAACACTGAAGCTCATCTAACCAAAGTGGTCAGAGCCCTCTCCAAAATAGGATTCTTCTTTTGCTTCCAAAGCCCCAACCACAGCCCAGCTGTCGACAAACACATGAGCATCGTTCAGATCCCAGTTGTCGTCACCACTGTCCCCCACTGGCCGTTGTGAAAGATCTCCACTCGGCCGGAGCAGGTGCTGTTGGAGCCGACCAGCCTCACTGGAGGACTTGGTGGTGGTTTGTGGAGAAGGAGTAGTTGCTGCGGCAGTTCTGGTTGGAGTGGAAGCAAAATATCTGTTAACCTACATGGCAACTTATTAAGCAAAAGCCCAATTAGTTCAATGAACTTGCTTGAAGGAAACCCAGCTGGAATTGTCTCGACTAGAGAATTCACTTTGCAGCAATAAATTGAACATCTAGTTAGGAATCATCGCCTAAGTTTATAGTACTTTTGACTATAACAGAATTGATCAATCAAGGAGAGATATTTCAGATCTTTACCTGTAATCCTAAAAAGTCTGCAttagcaggagcagcagcataCCGGAAGTCATCGTCGTCATTGACCACAACCTGGAGATAAGACATGCACTTTCTGGAAACAGACGAAAGAGATTTTGGACATTGGCTCCCTCAATCATGGATGTTTTTGCAAATAACAATTCATCAAGTTACCAAATCTTGCGGTCACTTCCAAAATATTCAGGTCAGAAATCAGATAAAACGGTTGATTTCCAGCATCCTTATTTTCCTTCCTTGAGCTGACTGTGATTATGGGTCACTTTTAACCCTCAAAGGGTAGTTTAGgttgtaaaataaacaccaagGTAACAGGTTTATACAAAAAAAGCGCTGTACAGCTATtaatcaccaccaccaccgcctcCATCATCATTCTCTTACTTTTTCCAGTTGAGACAAGCTTTCGTCCTCGGAGGCTGACTGGTTGTATCGGGGCAGGGAGCCGCTGTGTGCTCTGTGCTGCTTCCCTCAAAGCATTTAATAGAAGCCCGAAGAAAATCAGGTATCATAAAAACGCTTGGTATGTAAGTTTAAGCCAAGATCATTCTGTGAGAATACTAATTACCTAGCTATGCAACCCATACAAATTGGGCAGGGACAGGTTTCTGTTTTGAAGACAATGAACATTGGATTTTGATTGATGGctctgtaataatataataataataataatatgtttaatttgtaatgcactctTCATTCCAAGGGAATCTCAGAGTGCTGTAATTAACATGCCCTTTTTCTGATCCATACGAGCTGATGTATCCAAGTGCGTCTTTGTGTGGGTGAGATGCTATCCCCCAgacaacattcacacacattgaatgattgaatgctttttttaaacaacgtCGATACAAAATCAGCAGAATCCTGCAAGAACGTTTGCTAATTTTCTATAGTACAAACATTTTTGGGGCAGGGCGGGAGATTAATTGGCCAAGGTGCAGTCCAacaagttgtgtttttagtgtGTGACAAAAGATGTATAGAGTACCCCTAAACAGCTTGTTTTACTTGAGTAGTACCAAGGTCCAACTCGCAGTGAGCTGGTTTGCTGAGGTAGAGCGAAACTGGACGTAGTAAGGGCCGGATCCCTTCACTGCATGTTAGTTTGGCCAGAACCAGTGTCATTAGCAAATTCGGACAGCATTGGTGACCAGTAAAGGTAGCGGCGGAGCGGTGTTGTGTGGGAGAACTTTGGATGGTTTTGGAAAAGCGTCGAGATGCCGCCTTCTGGATGAGTTGAAGAGGTCAGAACTACTTGCAGGTAGTACTAAAGCAAACACCGTTGGTCCAGCCATCGGGTTCAACCTGGAGTTAAGTATCTAGTAACgtccacatgttgactgcaggggctcgGATCGAAACCCAAAGCCTTTCGATTGAAAGACAACCGCATTCAGCCATAAATAGTTGAAAACATTCCCCGGCaatcattaaatgtattgtcttgTAAAAGCTGTTATTAAAATGATTACTGTATTCATCAACACTTCTAATTAACTGCACCTGCCCAGAAATCAGACTCATTACATGGGTGTGCTTTATGGAGGAGTACTCTTTGTGCAGCAAGTAATCACGTCTGAATGATCGGCTCGTTTTTAAAGGAAAGACGGCTCTCATGCTTTGTACGTCAGTAGAATAAGAAACGATGGACTTTCTTTGAGACAAAGTTGAGCTACTTTCATTTTTACGCCATGAGTGTGACATCCAACAGCAATGTGACTGACTGTGCGTCTTTGTGTGGGTGAGATCCTATCCCCCAgacaacattcacacacattgaatgattgaatgctttttttaaacaacgtCGATACAAAAtcagcaagaatcctgcaagaACGTTTGCTAATTTTCCTATAGTACAAACATTTTTGGGGCAGGGCGGGAGATTAATTGGCCAAGGTGCAGTCCAacaagttgtgtttttagtgtGTGACAAAAGATGTATAGAGTACCCCTAAACAGCTTGTTTTACTTGAGTAGTACCAAGGTCCAACTCGCAGTGAGCTGGTATGCTGAGGTAGAGTGAAACTGGACGTAGTAAGGGCCGGATCCCTTCACTGCATGTTAGTTTGGCCAGAACCAGTGTCATTAGCAAATTCGGACAGCCATTGGTGACCAGTAAAGGTAGCGGCGGAGCGGTGTTGTGTGGGAGAACTTTGGAAGGTTTTGGAAAAGCAGTCGAGATGCCGCCTTCTGGATGAGTTGAAGAGGTCAGAACTACTTGCAGGTAGTACTAAAGCAAACACCGTTGGTCCAGCCATCGGGTTCAACCTGGAGTTAAGTATCTAGTAACgtccacatgttgactgcaggggctcgGATCGAAACCCAAAGCCTTTCGATTGAAAGACAACCGCATTCAGCCATAAATAGTTGAAAACATTCCCCGGCaatcattaaatgtattgtcttgTAAAAGCTGTTATTAAAATGATTACTGTATTCATCAACACTTCTAATTAACTGCACCTGCCCAGAAATCAGACTCATTACATGGGTGTGCTTTATGGAGGAGTACTCTTTGTGCAGCAAGTAATCACGTCTGAATGATCGGCTCGTTTTTAAAGGAAAGACGGCTCTCATGCTTTGTACGTCGGTAGAATAAGAAACGATGGACTTTCTTTGAGACAAAGTTGAGCTACTTTCATTTTTACGCCATGAGTGTGTCATCCAACAGCAATGTGAATGACTGGCAGACTGGATGTTATTGATTTCTTATCTATTTTAAACAATGGTATTGTGTGTTAGAATGTAAATTTAACTAAAACTCTTTATCCATTCATGATTTCTCTGAT
It includes:
- the LOC134882233 gene encoding LOW QUALITY PROTEIN: deleted in malignant brain tumors 1 protein-like (The sequence of the model RefSeq protein was modified relative to this genomic sequence to represent the inferred CDS: deleted 1 base in 1 codon), with translation MPGVCRQLGCGGALEAKNGSYFGLGSGPILLDDLRCSGNETSLKDCVHSGIGAHNCVHQEDAGVLCAGSSLTTGPTPPPTSPPVRLACSNSTCSGRVEIFHNGQWGTVCDDSWDLNDAQVVCQQLGCGGALEAKSESNFGLGSGPIWLDELRCSGNETSLKDCVHSGIGAHDCVHQEDAGVLCAGSGIRVEPTPPPPSPPVRLAGSNSTCSGRVEIFHNGQWGTVCDDSWDLNDAQVVCRQLGCGGALEAKNGSYFGLGSGPILLDDLRCSGNETSLKDCVHSGIGSHNCVHQKDAGVLCAGSSLTTGPTPLPTSPPVRLAGSNSTCSGRVEIFLNGQWGTVCDDSWDLNDAQVVCQQLGCGGALEAKSESYFGLGSGPIWLDDLRCSGNETSLKDCVHSGIGAHDCVHQEDAGVLCAGSGIRVEPTPPPPSPPVRLAGSNSTCSGRVEIFHNGQWGTVCDDSWDLNDAQVVCRQLGCGGALEAKNGSYFGLGSGPILLDDLRCSGNETSLKDCVHSGIGSHNCVHQKDAGVLCAGSSLTTGPTPLPTSPPVRLAGSNSTCSGRVEIFLNGQWGTVCDDSWDLNDAQVVCQQLGCGGALEANSESYFGLGSGPIWLDDLRCSGNETSLKDCVHSGIGSHDCVHQEDAGVICAGSGIRVEPTPPPPSPPVRLAGSNSTCSGRVEIFHNGQWGTVCDDSWDLNDAQVVCRQLGCGGALEAKNGSYFGLGSGPILLDDLRCSGNETSLKDCVHSGIGSHNCVHQKDAGVLCAERPPLIQAAQLFCSRNYIQVGVKLTSLEAAGLQPFSGHMAAPHCSGISVHDSAVWYQLPRQTGYCGTVMRTNNTHAIYSNNLFFHPPSNGSLVLPQIIPFSCAYPLENNISLNAAIRPELNGGGLIGSGNRATAYMSVFHDSHFSYSYPGGLVTLRMGSPLYVQVSVSEIDPNLAVVLEDCYKTNSSNPEDPMRYYLIHSGCPTDHGHVSMVENGQSLHARFSALLFPLHGGNPYVFLHCTLRLCDKRNRNCEPSCRRRTYRSVDNTNQLHPVTIGPIKLE